A region from the Triticum urartu cultivar G1812 chromosome 1, Tu2.1, whole genome shotgun sequence genome encodes:
- the LOC125531679 gene encoding tryptophan synthase alpha chain-like codes for MAFALKASASPALAAASSAASSPSSAASAAPRGRAAAARRVSLRGAAHPVAAIRASATAAAPAVAGDKRTISGTFTNLKEQGKIAFIPFIVAGDPDLATTAKALKVLDACGSDVIELGVPYSDPLADGPVIQASATRALTKGTTFEDVISMVKEVVPELSCPLALFTYYNPILKRGVANFMSVVKEAGVHGLVVPDVPLEETDILRSEAAKNNLELVLLTTPTTPTERMERITKASEGFVYLVSTTGVTGTRANVSFKVEALLKEIKQVTDKAVAVGFGVSTPEQVKQIAGWGADGVIVGSAMVRQLGESGSPEEGLKKLEELAKSLKAAFP; via the exons ATGGCGTTCGCACTCAAGGCCTCCGCCTCCCCCGCCCTCGCCGCTGCCTCCTCGGCGGCGTCGTCCCCCTCCTCGGCCGCCTCCGCGGCGCCGAGGGGCCGCGCCGCCGCGGCGAGGAGGGTCTCGCTCCGCGGGGCCGCGCACCCCGTTGCCGCCATCAGGGcgtccgccaccgccgccgcccccgccgtggCCGGGGACAAGCGCACCATCTCCGGCACGTTCACCAACCTCAAGGAGCAGGGCAAG ATCGCGTTCATCCCGTTCATCGTCGCCGGCGACCCCGACTTGGCGACCACGGCGAAGGCGCTAAAGGTTCTCGATGCGTGTGGTTCTGATGTGATCGAATTGGGCGTGCCGTACTCTGATCCGTTGGCTGATGGCCCTGTTATTCAG GCTTCTGCTACACGCGCGCTGACAAAGGGCACCAcatttgaggatgttatctccaTGGTGAAAGAGGTGGTGCCTGAGCTGTCCTGCCCTCTCGCACTTTTCACATATTACAACCCGATTCTGAAGCGCGGTGTCGCCAACTTCATGTCTGTTGTAAAAGAAGCCGGTGTACATG GTCTTGTGGTACCTGATGTTCCTCTGGAAGAGACAGATATTTTGAGAAGCGAGGCTGCCAAGAACAACCTAGAGCTG GTGTTACTAACAACACCAACTACACCAACAGAAAGAATGGAGAGAATTACAAAGGCTTCAGAAGGATTTGTTTATCTT GTAAGCACTACTGGAGTTACTGGCACACGTGCAAACGTAAGTTTCAAGGTGGAAGCTCTTCTTAAGGAAATCAAGCAG GTCACAGATAAAGCTGTTGCTGTCGGTTTTGGAGTGTCAACTCCAGAGCAGGTGAAGCAG ATCGCGGGCTGGGGTGCAGATGGTGTGATCGTTGGTAGCGCAATGGTGAGACAGTTGGGTGAATCTGGTTCTCCTGAAGAAGGATTGAAGAAGCTAGAAGAATTAGCCAAGAGCCTAAAGGCCGCATTTCCATGA